From a single Sphingosinicellaceae bacterium genomic region:
- a CDS encoding heme ABC transporter permease, with the protein MHRFANPARFLRIARVATPLLLVPGLLLTLAGLYVGLFASPPDYQQGDSVRIMYVHVPAAWLGSGGYLGLALASAAALIWRHPLASVAARAIAVPGALFTAICLVSGSLWGKPTWGTYWVWDARLTSMLVLLFLYLGYLALASAEADREDAKGAAILSLVGVVNLPIIKYSVEWWHTLHQGPSITLTKSAIDPSMLLPLFLSLGGFTLLFGAVVLMRMRTELAATRVRVRSRRLAEAHA; encoded by the coding sequence ATGCACCGCTTCGCCAATCCCGCCCGTTTCCTGCGTATCGCGCGTGTCGCGACGCCGCTGTTGCTCGTGCCCGGGCTGCTGCTGACGCTTGCCGGGCTTTACGTCGGCCTGTTCGCATCGCCGCCCGACTACCAGCAGGGCGACAGCGTCCGCATCATGTACGTCCACGTGCCCGCCGCCTGGCTTGGTTCGGGGGGCTACCTCGGCCTCGCGCTGGCGAGCGCGGCGGCGCTCATCTGGCGGCACCCGCTGGCCTCGGTGGCGGCGCGCGCGATCGCTGTGCCGGGCGCGCTGTTCACCGCGATCTGCCTGGTGTCGGGGTCGCTGTGGGGCAAGCCGACCTGGGGCACTTATTGGGTCTGGGATGCGCGGCTGACCTCGATGCTGGTGCTGCTGTTCCTCTATCTCGGCTATCTCGCGCTCGCGTCCGCCGAGGCCGACCGCGAGGATGCCAAGGGCGCGGCGATCCTCAGCCTGGTCGGCGTCGTCAACCTGCCGATCATCAAATACTCGGTCGAGTGGTGGCATACGCTGCACCAGGGTCCGAGCATCACCCTGACCAAGTCGGCGATCGACCCGTCGATGCTGCTGCCGCTGTTCCTGTCGCTCGGCGGCTTTACCTTGCTGTTCGGCGCCGTGGTCCTGATGCGGATGCGGACCGAGTTGGCGGCGACCCGCGTTCGGGTGCGGAGCCGGCGGCTGGCGGAGGCGCACGCGTGA
- the ccmD gene encoding heme exporter protein CcmD yields the protein MNHVEYIVPAYALTVAGLVGLLVVSWLRMRAAERAADVVRSRSREPRS from the coding sequence GTGAACCACGTCGAGTACATCGTCCCGGCCTATGCGCTGACCGTCGCCGGGCTGGTCGGGCTACTGGTCGTCAGCTGGCTGAGGATGCGCGCGGCCGAGCGTGCCGCCGACGTCGTCCGCAGCCGAAGCCGGGAGCCGCGCTCATGA
- the ccmE gene encoding cytochrome c maturation protein CcmE, which translates to MKAKHQRLSLVVGALVALGGAMLLGVSALGDNATYFYAPSDIANKPPRPDEAIRLGGMVERGSLAHAGAATVAFRVTDNAREVAVRYTGIVPDLFREGQGVIAEGKFANGVFVADTILAKHDEKYMPPEVAGAMHKVPGKVE; encoded by the coding sequence ATGAAGGCCAAGCATCAGCGCCTCAGCCTCGTCGTCGGCGCGCTGGTCGCGCTCGGCGGGGCGATGCTGCTCGGCGTCTCGGCGCTCGGCGATAACGCGACCTATTTCTACGCACCGTCGGACATCGCCAACAAGCCGCCGCGGCCTGACGAGGCGATCCGCCTCGGCGGCATGGTCGAGCGCGGATCGCTGGCGCACGCTGGCGCGGCGACAGTCGCCTTCCGTGTTACCGACAACGCCCGCGAGGTCGCGGTCCGCTACACCGGCATCGTCCCCGACCTGTTCCGCGAAGGGCAGGGCGTCATCGCCGAGGGCAAATTCGCCAACGGGGTGTTCGTTGCCGACACCATCCTCGCGAAGCACGACGAAAAATACATGCCCCCTGAGGTCGCGGGCGCGATGCACAAGGTGCCGGGCAAGGTGGAATGA